From the Streptococcus sp. 29887 genome, one window contains:
- a CDS encoding ABC transporter ATP-binding protein, which translates to MKVLGFLVKQIGRVKWLFTFAVICYLAASSLLRFAPLIIQKAIDGPLRALSEGQPFQESLFLQMASQYVAMIFLGALGYYLSMRILMHSANRIAEYLRNQAYDVMQHLPISYFDDKPAGKIATRIVNDTETLRNQFYGTLVNVFNSFIRLLLTYGIVFYINPSLGFALLLLIPVFIGIQFIYKKLTDKPMKDFYDARSEVNTQVNETMNGASLIQLYGQEERVLAEFEATADKMRLADNQIIWAQSCSTWTLTEFLKFLVVTGILTIIGYQFLQGQSSLSPGKLFVYIDYIEGIFVSLGALVKQFPNLLRSIETGKRLMGLLEEETEPDSSAELTVTDGQVVFDQVTFAYEVGKPILKDISIQADKGETIALVGHTGSGKSSIMNLLYRFYDPQEGQVLIDRKNIREYSRESLRSHMGIVLQDPYLFTGTIASNVAMDKEKMDRPAVIEALEKVGAGPMLARLEQGIDEPVFEKGSTFSSGERQLIAFARTLYSNPKILILDEATSHIDTETEEIIQHAMEVVKEGRTTFIIAHRLSTIQNADQILVLDQGRIIERGRHEDLIEQGGVYAQMHEIQARV; encoded by the coding sequence ATGAAGGTTTTAGGATTTTTAGTGAAGCAAATTGGTCGCGTTAAGTGGCTCTTTACGTTTGCTGTTATCTGTTACTTAGCAGCTTCTAGCCTCTTGCGTTTTGCACCTCTCATTATTCAAAAAGCCATTGATGGACCTTTAAGGGCCTTGAGTGAAGGCCAACCCTTCCAAGAATCCCTTTTCTTGCAGATGGCAAGTCAATATGTGGCCATGATTTTCTTGGGTGCACTTGGCTATTACCTTTCCATGCGGATCTTAATGCACTCTGCCAATAGGATAGCAGAGTATTTGCGCAATCAGGCCTATGATGTTATGCAGCACTTGCCCATTTCTTATTTTGATGACAAACCTGCCGGGAAGATTGCCACTCGTATTGTTAACGATACTGAAACCTTGCGCAATCAGTTTTACGGTACTCTTGTTAATGTCTTTAATAGTTTTATTCGCTTGCTTCTTACCTACGGGATTGTTTTCTACATCAATCCTAGTCTAGGTTTTGCTCTCTTGCTACTAATTCCAGTCTTTATCGGTATTCAATTTATCTATAAAAAGTTGACCGATAAGCCTATGAAGGATTTTTACGATGCTCGAAGTGAGGTCAATACTCAGGTCAATGAAACCATGAATGGTGCTAGTTTGATCCAGCTCTATGGTCAGGAAGAGAGAGTGCTAGCTGAGTTTGAAGCGACAGCAGATAAGATGCGCCTTGCAGATAACCAGATTATCTGGGCCCAATCCTGCTCGACATGGACCTTGACGGAGTTTCTGAAATTTCTGGTTGTGACAGGGATTTTAACCATTATTGGCTATCAATTCTTACAAGGTCAATCGAGCTTGTCACCGGGTAAATTATTTGTGTATATTGATTATATTGAAGGGATTTTTGTGTCCCTTGGTGCCTTGGTCAAGCAGTTTCCCAATCTCCTTCGGTCGATTGAAACAGGTAAGAGGTTGATGGGCTTGCTGGAAGAAGAAACGGAGCCCGATAGTAGTGCTGAATTGACGGTGACAGACGGTCAGGTGGTCTTTGACCAAGTGACCTTTGCCTACGAAGTTGGCAAGCCTATTCTCAAGGACATCTCCATTCAGGCTGACAAGGGAGAAACCATTGCTCTGGTGGGCCACACAGGATCAGGCAAGTCCTCCATTATGAACCTCCTCTACCGTTTCTATGATCCTCAGGAGGGTCAGGTTTTGATTGATAGGAAAAACATCCGTGAATATTCTCGTGAGAGCCTGCGCAGTCACATGGGGATTGTCCTTCAGGATCCCTATCTCTTCACTGGGACCATCGCTAGCAACGTGGCTATGGATAAGGAGAAGATGGATAGACCGGCAGTTATAGAAGCCCTGGAAAAAGTTGGGGCAGGTCCAATGCTTGCTCGCTTGGAACAAGGTATCGATGAACCAGTATTTGAAAAGGGGTCAACCTTCTCTAGTGGGGAACGCCAGCTAATTGCTTTTGCCCGCACCCTTTACTCCAATCCCAAAATCTTGATTTTGGATGAGGCGACTTCCCATATCGATACGGAAACGGAAGAAATTATCCAGCACGCAATGGAAGTGGTCAAGGAAGGTCGGACAACCTTTATCATCGCCCATCGCCTGTCCACCATTCAAAATGCAGACCAGATTTTAGTCCTGGACCAAGGTCGCATTATTGAGCGTGGCAGACATGAGGACTTGATTGAACAAGGCGGTGTTTATGCACAGATGCATGAGATACAGGCTAGGGTGTAG
- a CDS encoding VanZ family protein: MQTRKMSILLFLTYLLLLTWMIVFKMDLSILYGRYDLAQFNLIPLAGTAVYNGILNFPEIFFNIISFIPFGIYMEILFRKASWVSNLMLILLVSLLFEVTQYLLLLGIADITDLLANGLGGAIGINIMYVLTSVWREKAYERMNVFCLVLTTFVILTTYFLV, from the coding sequence ATGCAGACTAGAAAAATGAGTATCCTTTTATTTCTAACCTACCTCCTTTTATTGACCTGGATGATTGTCTTTAAGATGGACTTGTCCATCCTGTACGGTCGGTATGATTTAGCCCAGTTCAATCTAATCCCTCTGGCAGGGACAGCCGTTTATAATGGGATTTTGAATTTTCCAGAAATTTTCTTTAATATTATTAGTTTCATTCCTTTTGGGATTTATATGGAAATCTTATTTCGCAAGGCATCTTGGGTTTCCAATCTTATGCTGATTTTGTTGGTCAGTCTTCTATTTGAAGTGACCCAATATTTGCTTTTGTTAGGGATTGCAGATATAACAGACTTGTTGGCCAATGGTTTGGGCGGTGCAATTGGCATCAATATCATGTATGTATTGACGAGTGTTTGGCGTGAGAAAGCCTACGAGCGCATGAATGTCTTTTGCTTGGTTTTAACAACCTTTGTTATATTAACAACTTATTTCCTTGTGTAA
- the ftsX gene encoding permease-like cell division protein FtsX, with protein MIRRFFRHFIESLKSLKRNGWMTVAAISSVTITLAMVGLFASVILNTAKLASDLEHNVRINVYLRANSTDQAETIVNEAGETVANPDFNKVYNQITALPNVQSVTYSSKDEQLKKLTDTLGETWNLFQGDANPLYDAYIIDTTEPQYVKSVAAEVAKIDGVTEVRDGEVETERIFKLASMVRTWGLAATGLLLFTAIFLISNTIRITIISRSREIQIMRLVGAKNSYIRGPFLWEGAWVGLLGAILPSALVYFLYQMFYNSVNASLASQDLSLISLDIFIPSMVGALFVIGILIGSLGSVISMNRYLKI; from the coding sequence ATGATTAGACGATTTTTTAGACACTTTATTGAGTCGCTCAAGAGTTTGAAGCGAAATGGCTGGATGACCGTTGCGGCTATTTCTTCAGTAACCATCACATTGGCTATGGTTGGTTTATTTGCTTCAGTTATTTTAAATACGGCAAAATTGGCTTCTGATTTGGAGCACAATGTTCGTATCAATGTTTACTTACGGGCCAATTCAACAGATCAGGCTGAAACGATTGTCAATGAGGCTGGTGAAACAGTAGCCAACCCTGATTTCAATAAGGTTTACAACCAAATCACAGCCCTGCCAAATGTTCAATCTGTTACATATTCAAGTAAGGATGAACAGTTGAAAAAGCTGACTGATACACTTGGTGAAACTTGGAATTTGTTCCAGGGAGATGCTAACCCGCTTTACGATGCCTATATCATTGATACGACTGAGCCTCAGTACGTAAAATCGGTTGCGGCAGAAGTTGCAAAAATTGACGGCGTTACAGAAGTCCGTGATGGCGAGGTGGAAACGGAGCGTATCTTCAAATTGGCATCAATGGTGCGCACTTGGGGACTAGCAGCAACTGGCTTGCTCTTGTTTACAGCTATATTCTTGATTTCTAATACCATTCGTATTACCATCATTTCTCGTAGCCGTGAAATTCAGATTATGCGCTTGGTTGGTGCAAAGAATAGCTATATCCGTGGCCCCTTTCTTTGGGAGGGTGCTTGGGTAGGCTTGCTTGGTGCGATTTTACCATCTGCCTTGGTTTATTTCTTGTATCAGATGTTTTATAATTCAGTTAATGCTAGTCTTGCTAGTCAGGACTTGTCCTTGATTAGTTTGGATATTTTCATTCCAAGCATGGTTGGAGCCCTGTTTGTTATCGGTATCCTCATCGGTTCACTCGGTTCAGTTATTTCCATGAATCGCTACTTGAAAATTTAA
- a CDS encoding TDT family transporter: MKRSLVQVPLALSGLLLAMVALANLLAPVHPLIKPSLQALALLGYSILFSRIFAVWSKTRAELGQPIVASCFATLFMGLLLLTASLSPLPFGIGKGIWLTLVLLYGTYIVFFSYRFIGPRRLELVFPSWFIVYVGFAMVGVTAPVYQAFRLGWFSLIFAGISFAILLPVVVYRLLRVKLVQAQFPLLAIFAAPTALLLTAYLQLAEQVDLRLLVFLLILSQSFYLAVVFSLRRLTKNGFSPLFAAFTFPFISSAISLKLTLGKLVGLQSLLSFVLQVEIILATLVIAGVAFLYVNHLSRELVSVWSSAEESV; encoded by the coding sequence ATGAAAAGAAGTTTAGTCCAAGTCCCCCTAGCCCTTTCAGGTCTGCTACTGGCTATGGTAGCTTTGGCCAATCTATTAGCTCCAGTTCATCCCCTTATCAAACCCAGTCTGCAAGCCTTAGCCTTGCTGGGCTATAGTATTTTGTTTTCCAGAATTTTTGCTGTCTGGTCAAAAACAAGGGCTGAATTAGGTCAGCCCATTGTTGCTTCTTGTTTTGCTACACTTTTTATGGGCTTGTTATTGCTGACAGCCAGCCTTTCTCCTCTACCTTTTGGAATTGGTAAAGGAATTTGGTTGACTCTGGTTTTGCTTTACGGTACCTATATCGTCTTTTTCTCCTATCGGTTTATCGGTCCAAGAAGGTTGGAGTTGGTTTTTCCAAGCTGGTTTATCGTCTATGTAGGCTTTGCCATGGTTGGGGTGACTGCGCCAGTCTATCAAGCTTTTAGACTGGGATGGTTTTCTCTGATTTTTGCGGGAATTTCCTTTGCTATCTTGTTGCCGGTTGTTGTGTATCGTTTGCTGCGTGTTAAATTGGTTCAGGCTCAGTTTCCCCTGCTGGCTATTTTTGCTGCTCCGACTGCCCTGCTTTTAACTGCCTATCTTCAATTGGCAGAGCAGGTAGATTTGCGCTTGCTTGTGTTTTTGTTAATCCTGTCCCAATCCTTCTATCTAGCAGTGGTTTTCTCGCTCAGACGATTGACCAAAAATGGTTTTAGTCCTCTCTTTGCAGCCTTTACTTTTCCGTTTATCAGCTCTGCTATTTCCCTAAAACTGACCCTAGGGAAGTTGGTGGGACTTCAATCCCTCCTGTCATTTGTCTTGCAAGTGGAGATCATTCTGGCGACGCTTGTGATTGCGGGAGTAGCTTTTCTATATGTCAATCACCTGTCAAGAGAGTTAGTCAGTGTTTGGTCCTCGGCTGAGGAGAGTGTGTAG
- a CDS encoding ABC transporter ATP-binding protein, which translates to MFKLIFDYVKQHKWLYLLVVVTLIIYDITLLIPTQIIQRMVDTLTKNGLTEQILVQEMGLLLLVTFLNYGMGFIWHLKLFQASVNFKFDMQQRAFKKMVTMRTPFYEKFRSGDVMTRFSTDVDGLMEMVGYGLMIVVYSGGMLAFIIPTMLLIDWKISFLAILPMIFMAVAFFFIGRKQDLAIDANREAVAQLNNEVLEVVEGIRVTRAYSKKVTQKGQFQARTKELADGGDRITTLQSLYNPLATVGLGLSTILVLVLGAGAVKSGQLSLGQVIALQLYVSSLLEPFWTLADFILVYQTGKTSFEKLQELIETGDDLEVDGSVEIAELDSISFKNYSFSYPQSDRPSLREINWTLKAGQTVGIVGKTGSGKTSLVRQLLRQYPVGQGEFLVNHQSVLDFKRSSLEQKIGYVPQEHILFSKSVGENIAFGKRDSSLEEIEAAIATAAFSQDLERMSHGLDTMIGERGVSISGGQKQRISIARAFLREPDLLILDDSLSAVDARTEGQIIQNIQQERAGRTNVIVTHRLSAVNHADWVLVLDEGRIVEEGRPADLLAQEGWYYEQYQRQQSQEGGE; encoded by the coding sequence ATGTTTAAATTGATATTTGATTACGTCAAACAACACAAGTGGCTCTACTTGCTGGTTGTTGTGACCTTGATTATTTACGATATAACCCTCTTGATACCAACGCAGATTATTCAGAGGATGGTGGATACGCTGACCAAGAATGGCTTGACTGAGCAGATTTTGGTTCAAGAAATGGGCCTCTTGCTTTTGGTGACCTTTCTCAATTATGGGATGGGTTTTATCTGGCATCTTAAGCTTTTTCAGGCCTCGGTCAATTTCAAATTTGATATGCAGCAACGAGCCTTTAAAAAGATGGTGACTATGCGAACACCTTTTTATGAAAAATTTCGGTCTGGGGATGTCATGACCAGATTTTCTACGGATGTTGATGGCCTGATGGAGATGGTCGGCTATGGGCTCATGATTGTGGTCTATTCCGGTGGTATGTTGGCATTTATCATTCCTACCATGCTTTTGATTGACTGGAAGATTTCCTTCCTGGCTATCTTACCGATGATTTTTATGGCAGTTGCTTTCTTTTTCATTGGTCGCAAGCAGGATTTGGCTATCGATGCTAACCGTGAGGCAGTTGCACAGCTCAATAATGAGGTCTTGGAAGTTGTCGAGGGTATTCGTGTAACACGCGCCTATAGCAAAAAGGTAACTCAAAAGGGGCAGTTTCAAGCTCGAACCAAGGAATTGGCGGATGGTGGGGACCGGATTACTACCCTGCAATCCCTTTATAACCCCTTGGCTACGGTCGGTCTGGGTTTGTCGACTATCCTGGTCTTGGTGCTTGGAGCAGGGGCAGTCAAGTCTGGTCAGCTCAGTCTAGGGCAGGTCATCGCCCTTCAACTCTATGTCAGTTCCCTCCTAGAGCCTTTCTGGACCCTGGCGGATTTCATACTAGTTTATCAGACAGGTAAGACTTCATTTGAAAAACTGCAGGAGCTGATTGAAACAGGAGATGACTTGGAAGTGGATGGCTCGGTAGAAATAGCCGAGCTAGATAGTATTTCTTTCAAGAACTACAGCTTTAGCTATCCTCAGTCGGACCGTCCGAGTTTGCGGGAGATTAACTGGACCTTGAAAGCCGGTCAGACAGTCGGGATTGTTGGGAAAACGGGTTCCGGCAAGACCAGTCTGGTTAGACAATTGTTACGTCAGTATCCAGTTGGGCAGGGTGAGTTTCTTGTTAATCATCAGTCTGTCCTTGACTTCAAACGCTCAAGCCTGGAGCAAAAAATTGGCTATGTTCCCCAAGAACACATTCTCTTTTCAAAATCTGTTGGGGAAAATATTGCCTTTGGTAAGCGTGACAGTAGTTTGGAAGAAATTGAAGCGGCTATCGCAACCGCAGCCTTTAGCCAGGACTTGGAGCGGATGAGTCATGGACTGGACACCATGATTGGCGAGCGGGGTGTGTCTATTTCTGGCGGTCAGAAACAACGGATTTCTATTGCGCGTGCCTTTTTACGAGAGCCAGACTTGCTTATTTTAGACGATTCCCTATCAGCAGTCGATGCTCGAACAGAAGGTCAGATTATCCAAAATATCCAGCAAGAACGTGCAGGCAGGACCAATGTCATCGTGACCCACCGCCTGTCTGCTGTCAACCATGCGGACTGGGTACTGGTCTTGGATGAAGGTCGCATTGTAGAAGAAGGACGACCGGCAGACCTGCTAGCTCAAGAAGGCTGGTACTATGAACAATACCAGCGCCAACAAAGTCAGGAAGGGGGAGAATAA
- the queG gene encoding tRNA epoxyqueuosine(34) reductase QueG produces the protein MNIKEEIIKLSQEIGISKIGFTTADDFDYLEKSLRASQEEGRSSGFEHKNIEERIRPKLSLQSAKTIISIAVAYPRHLPVKPEKTQFKRGKITPSSWGLDYHYILQDKMERLARGIEQLTDGLEYKAMVDTGALVDTAVARRAGIGFIGKNGLVISKEFGSYMFLGELVTNLEIEPDQPVDYDCGDCNRCVAACPTSCLLGDTTMNARRCLSFQTQDKGMMDLEFRKKIKTVIYGCDICQICCPYNKGISSPPVVEIDPDLAEPELIPFLDLSNGQFKEKFGMIAGSWRGKNILQRNAIIALANSNDRSAIPKLLEIIDKKQNPVHMATAIWALGQLVKEPNDEMIDFIAGIQSDNADVIAEQTAFLNLVNRLQM, from the coding sequence ATGAATATCAAAGAAGAGATTATCAAGCTCTCTCAGGAAATAGGGATTTCTAAGATTGGATTTACTACGGCAGATGATTTTGATTATCTGGAAAAATCCCTCCGGGCTAGCCAGGAAGAGGGGCGTTCGTCAGGATTTGAACACAAGAATATTGAAGAACGTATTCGTCCCAAGTTGTCTTTGCAGTCGGCTAAAACCATTATTTCTATAGCAGTAGCCTATCCGCGACACTTGCCAGTTAAACCAGAAAAAACGCAGTTTAAACGTGGGAAAATCACACCTAGTTCTTGGGGACTGGATTACCACTACATCTTGCAAGATAAGATGGAACGTTTGGCCCGTGGGATTGAGCAATTGACGGATGGTTTGGAGTATAAGGCTATGGTAGACACGGGAGCCTTGGTGGATACTGCAGTTGCTAGAAGAGCAGGAATCGGTTTTATTGGTAAGAATGGTCTGGTGATTTCTAAGGAATTTGGCTCCTATATGTTTTTAGGGGAATTAGTAACCAATCTAGAAATCGAACCAGATCAGCCAGTCGACTACGACTGTGGGGATTGTAACCGTTGTGTTGCAGCCTGTCCGACGTCTTGTTTATTAGGGGATACGACCATGAATGCCCGTCGTTGTCTGTCTTTTCAGACCCAGGATAAGGGCATGATGGACTTGGAGTTTCGTAAGAAAATCAAGACGGTTATCTATGGTTGTGATATTTGCCAGATTTGTTGTCCTTACAATAAAGGAATTTCCAGTCCGCCTGTGGTAGAGATTGATCCAGATTTGGCAGAACCAGAGTTAATTCCCTTTTTGGATTTGTCGAATGGACAATTCAAGGAAAAATTTGGCATGATTGCTGGTTCTTGGAGGGGAAAAAATATTCTTCAACGCAATGCCATCATTGCCTTGGCCAATAGCAATGACCGCTCTGCCATTCCCAAACTTTTAGAAATCATCGATAAGAAACAAAATCCTGTCCACATGGCGACGGCTATCTGGGCTTTGGGACAGTTAGTGAAAGAGCCTAATGATGAGATGATAGATTTTATCGCAGGCATTCAATCCGATAATGCAGATGTCATAGCGGAGCAGACAGCATTTCTCAACTTGGTAAATAGACTACAAATGTGA
- the ftsE gene encoding cell division ATP-binding protein FtsE, with the protein MRIIEMKNVSKKYGNGTTALRGVSVNVEAGEFAYIVGPSGAGKSTFIKLLYREEKLDKGSLTVGKFDLAKIKKRDVPLLRRSVGVVFQDYKLLPKKTVFENIAYAMEVIGEKPRNIKKRVMEVLDLVGLKHKIRSFPNELSGGEQQRIAIARAIVNNPKVLIADEPTGNLDPENSWEIMNLLERINLQGTTVLMATHNSQIVNTLRHRVIAIEDGRVVRDEEQGEYGYDD; encoded by the coding sequence ATGAGAATTATTGAAATGAAGAACGTTTCCAAGAAATATGGAAACGGAACGACGGCCCTTCGAGGAGTGTCCGTCAATGTTGAGGCTGGAGAGTTTGCCTATATTGTAGGTCCTTCAGGTGCAGGTAAGTCAACCTTTATCAAACTGTTATACCGTGAAGAAAAGCTTGATAAGGGTAGCTTGACAGTTGGGAAGTTTGACCTGGCTAAAATCAAGAAGAGAGATGTCCCTTTGCTCCGTCGTAGTGTCGGAGTCGTTTTCCAGGACTATAAACTCTTACCGAAAAAGACTGTGTTTGAAAATATTGCCTATGCTATGGAAGTTATTGGCGAAAAACCACGCAATATTAAAAAACGTGTTATGGAAGTCTTGGACTTGGTTGGTTTGAAACATAAAATTCGTTCCTTCCCCAATGAATTATCTGGTGGTGAGCAACAGCGTATTGCTATTGCCCGAGCTATTGTCAACAATCCTAAGGTATTGATTGCTGATGAACCAACTGGTAACTTGGACCCAGAAAATTCCTGGGAAATCATGAACCTCTTGGAGCGGATCAATTTGCAGGGGACGACCGTTCTGATGGCGACCCACAATAGTCAGATTGTAAATACCCTCCGCCACCGCGTTATCGCGATCGAAGACGGTCGAGTGGTACGGGATGAAGAACAAGGAGAGTATGGATACGATGATTAG
- the prfB gene encoding peptide chain release factor 2 (programmed frameshift), with protein sequence MDTAEIRQKIEELGKKLTSFRGSLDLEGLEEEIAILENKMTEPDFWNDNLAAQKTSQELNELKNTYGNFHQMLDLYDESEILLDFLAEDESVRDELVEKLAELDKSMTAYEMTLLLSEPYDHNNAILEIHPGSGGTEAQDWGEMLLRMYQRFGNAKGFTVETLDYQAGDEAGIKSVTLSFTGPNAYGLLKSEMGVHRLVRISPFDSAKRRHTSFTSVEVMPELDDTIEIEIRDDEVKMDTFRSGGAGGQNVNKVSTGVRLTHIPTGIVTQSTVDRTQYGNRDRAMKLLQAKLYQLEQEKKAAEVDSLKGDKKEITWGSQIRSYVFTPYTMVKDHRTGFEVAQVDKVMDGDLDGFIDAYLKWRIS encoded by the exons ATGGATACAGCAGAAATTCGCCAAAAGATTGAAGAACTTGGCAAAAAATTAACGTCTTTTAGGGGGTCTCTT GACTTAGAAGGTCTGGAAGAAGAGATTGCCATTCTTGAAAATAAGATGACCGAGCCAGATTTTTGGAATGATAATTTGGCAGCCCAGAAGACGTCTCAGGAGTTGAATGAATTAAAAAATACCTATGGAAATTTCCATCAGATGTTGGATTTATATGATGAATCTGAAATATTGCTAGATTTCCTAGCAGAAGATGAGTCGGTACGGGATGAGTTGGTCGAGAAGTTAGCAGAATTGGATAAGTCCATGACTGCCTATGAAATGACCTTGCTCTTGTCAGAACCCTATGACCACAATAATGCCATCTTGGAAATTCATCCAGGTTCGGGTGGTACTGAGGCTCAGGACTGGGGAGAAATGTTGCTTCGGATGTATCAGCGTTTTGGTAATGCCAAAGGTTTTACAGTAGAAACTTTGGATTATCAAGCTGGAGATGAGGCAGGTATTAAGTCAGTAACCCTTAGCTTTACAGGTCCAAATGCTTATGGTTTGCTCAAGTCAGAAATGGGTGTTCATCGCTTGGTGCGTATCTCACCATTTGACTCAGCAAAACGTCGCCATACTTCCTTTACTTCGGTAGAAGTCATGCCAGAATTGGATGATACCATTGAAATTGAAATCAGGGATGATGAGGTCAAAATGGACACCTTCCGTTCAGGTGGTGCCGGTGGACAGAACGTCAACAAGGTATCGACAGGTGTGCGTTTGACCCACATTCCGACAGGTATTGTGACCCAGTCAACAGTTGACCGTACTCAGTATGGCAACCGTGATCGTGCTATGAAACTCTTACAAGCTAAATTGTATCAATTGGAGCAGGAGAAGAAGGCTGCAGAGGTCGACTCACTCAAGGGAGATAAAAAAGAAATTACTTGGGGCAGTCAGATACGTTCCTACGTCTTTACGCCGTACACAATGGTTAAAGACCACCGGACAGGCTTTGAGGTAGCTCAGGTTGATAAGGTGATGGACGGTGATTTGGATGGCTTTATCGATGCTTACTTAAAATGGCGAATTAGCTAA